One stretch of Mangifera indica cultivar Alphonso chromosome 9, CATAS_Mindica_2.1, whole genome shotgun sequence DNA includes these proteins:
- the LOC123226306 gene encoding aluminum-activated malate transporter 2-like — protein sequence MEMEPTSLEKAGFCAGAWLLLKGLPEKLKHKVAELASKAIKLGKDDPRRVVHSLKVGLALNVVSLLYYLRPLYNDFGVSATWAIMTVVFVFEYSVGATLGKGLNRGFATFIGGALSVGAHQIACLSGEKAEPIMLGLFVFLQAAASTFLRFFPKIKARYDYALLIFILTFSMISVSGFRDDEIIDLARRRLLTILIGGFVCVIICILICPVWAGQDLHNLIATNIDKLGNFLEGFGNEYFNKEGETEDDKSFLQQYKSVLTSKSTEESLTNSAKWEPGHGQFQFRHPWNLYLKIGTLTRQCAYRIDALNGYLNAEIQTSSEMRYKIEEVYREMSLESGKALKELALAIKTMSQPSAATKTHIENSKSAAKSLNSLFKSNIWGDTDLQAAVPVAAVASLLIDVVACTEKIAQSVYELASMANFKSIEVTLSPEKSQIRQQDNAKSLAKVDDCPYVCVTVNEPTPAISGNGYPSLTMPTRISES from the exons ATGGAAATGGAGCCTACAAGCCTTGAAAAAGCAGGGTTTTGTGCTGGTGCTTGGCTGCTTTTGAAAGGCTTGCCAGAGAAATTGAAGCACAAGGTGGCTGAACTTGCTAGCAAGGCAATAAAGCTGGGGAAAGATGACCCAAGAAGAGTAGTCCATTCACTTAAAGTGGGACTTGCACTCAACGTTGTCTCCTTGCTTTACTACTTACGCCCACTATATAATGATTTTGGTGTCTCTGCAACATGGGCTATAATGACTGTGGTTTTTGTATTTGAATACTCTGTGG GAGCCACTCTTGGAAAAGGTCTGAACAGGGGATTTGCAACATTCATTGGTGGGGCACTAAGCGTTGGAGCTCATCAAATAGCTTGTTTATCTGGAGAAAAAGCCGAGCCTATAATGCTTGGCCTCTTTGTCTTCCTGCAAG CCGCAGCATCAACCTTTTTACGGTTCTTCCCCAAGATCAAGGCAAGATATGACTATGCGCTGCTGATATTTATATTGACATTCTCGATGATATCTGTATCGGGCTTTCGAGATGATGAAATAATAGACTTAGCGCGCAGGAGGCTGTTAACCATCCTGATAGGTGGCTTTGTCTGTGTCATCATCTGCATTTTAATTTGCCCCGTGTGGGCTGGCCAAGACCTCCACAATCTCATTGCTACCAACATTGACAAACTTGGAAATTTCCTGGAAG GATTTGGAAATGAATACTTTAATAAGGAAGGAGAGACTGAAGATGACAAGTCATTTTTGCAGCAATATAAAAGTGTTCTCACTTCAAAAAGTACTGAAGAATCCCTA ACTAATTCTGCAAAATGGGAACCGGGACATGGCCAGTTTCAGTTTCGCCATCCATGGAATCTGTACCTCAAAATCGGAACTCTCACCCGCCAGTGTGCCTACCGAATTGATGCTCTAAATGGCTACCTCAACGCCGAAATTCAA ACATCATCAGAAATGAGATATAAGATTGAAGAAGTATACAGAGAAATGAGCTTGGAATCTGGCAAGGCGCTAAAGGAATTGGCATTGGCCATCAAAACAATGAGTCAACCCTCCGCAGCTACTAAAACCCACATCGAAAACTCGAAGTCTGCGGCCAAAAGCCTAAATTCTTTATTCAAGTCGAATATATGGGGCGACACCGACCTCCAAGCAGCGGTGCCCGTGGCCGCTGTGGCTTCATTACTAATTGACGTGGTTGCCTGCACAGAAAAAATAGCTCAGTCTGTTTATGAGCTAGCATCAATGGCCAACTTTAAAAGTATTGAGGTTACTTTGTCACCGGAAAAATCACAGATACGACAACAAGACAATGCAAAATCTCTGGCAAAGGTTGATGATTGTCCTTATGTTTGCGTTACTGTTAACGAGCCGACTCCAGCGATTTCAGGAAATGGGTATCCCTCTCTAACGATGCCTACTAGAATTTCGGAGTCGTAG